tagttttaGACCATggaacactctctcaattaggttgaggaggtcactctacgggttgaaacaatctgggcggatgtggtataaccgtatgagtgaatatttgacaagtcaaggTTATGGAAACAATGAAttatgcccatgcgtgttcataaagaagtcacattctggatTTACAAtcattgcagtttatgtcgatgacatgaacctcattgaGACTCCCGCAAAGCTTGAAGAAATTGTTGCACACTTgaaatcggaatttgagataaaggatcttgggaaaacttggTATCATCTCAGCTTAGAGATcaagcattgttcggatggaatcctagtacatcaatcgaactacacccaaaaggtgttgcgtcattttaatgaggataaagcgaagccttcgagtacacaTATGGTCAttcggactctagatgctaaacgagatccttTCTATCCAAagaaggatgaggaagagattttggaacccgaagttTCTTACCTAGGTGCAATTGGGGCTTTAATAtacttggctcaatgcactagacctaaCATCTGCTTCGCTGTGAATCTTTTGGtaagatacagcaatgcgcccacacgcaggcactggaatggtgttaaggacattttccgctacctcaagggtacAACGGATTTGACCTTGTTCTATACCCACGAATCTTCGAGTGTTGCCGCCCCCTATGGTCCTTggattgattctcgccttgttggttatgcagaTGCTGGATATCTGTCTGACCCACATAGAACACGTTCTCAAATGGGTTACGTCTTTATTGTTGGAGACACAGCTATATtttggaggtctaccaagcaaacacTAGTTacgacttcgtctaaccatgctgagattctcgccctGCATGAAGCATCGCGTGAGTGCTTTTGGCTGAGAGAAGTTATGGgacatattcgaagcactagtggtcttacatcagtcgttgaccttcctacgacgatctttgaagacaatgcggCATGTATCGAGCAATTGAATaaaggatacatcaagggagacaacaccaagcacatagcgccgaagttcttttactcacaccagCAGTAGcaacatcagaacattgaagtcaagcaaatatgTTTCCAGGATAACCTGGCCAATCTtttcaccaagtcattgcccaagtctacatttcagaagctca
This genomic interval from Malus domestica chromosome 05, GDT2T_hap1 contains the following:
- the LOC139196203 gene encoding uncharacterized mitochondrial protein AtMg00810-like — translated: MSDAFNDLGNVTRSHIPAANTLARTDVPHVSQQPVWEGRTVPEGGEAVSYPPCDKTKLAGIPRIVRFWFIMQYWMRLRRSLYGLKQSGRMWYNRMSEYLTSQGYGNNELCPCVFIKKSHSGFTIIAVYVDDMNLIETPAKLEEIVAHLKSEFEIKDLGKTWYHLSLEIKHCSDGILVHQSNYTQKVLRHFNEDKAKPSSTHMVIRTLDAKRDPFYPKKDEEEILEPEVSYLGAIGALIYLAQCTRPNICFAVNLLVRYSNAPTRRHWNGVKDIFRYLKGTTDLTLFYTHESSSVAAPYGPWIDSRLVGYADAGYLSDPHRTRSQMGYVFIVGDTAIFWRSTKQTLVTTSSNHAEILALHEASRECFWLREVMGHIRSTSGLTSVVDLPTTIFEDNAACIEQLNKGYIKGDNTKHIAPKFFYSHQQ